A window from Zingiber officinale cultivar Zhangliang chromosome 7A, Zo_v1.1, whole genome shotgun sequence encodes these proteins:
- the LOC122001514 gene encoding calcium-dependent protein kinase 10-like: MGNLCVVPRFSKSGFFQSLSAILWRNRSKQDALPVSNGKGQKGEASLPSPLPCPAEPVVEAPQLIKIQENGAKPAPIRSSTDRPDRPTHAKRGSSVAGLQVDFVLKRQTENLKNLYSLGRKLGQGQFGTTYLCVEKASGKEFACKSILKRKLTMEEDVEDVRREIQIMHHLAGHPNVISIKEAYEDAVAVHVVMELCAGGELFDRIIQKGHYTERKAAELARVIVGVVEACHSMGVMHRDLKPENFLFVNQLEDAPLKTIDFGLSIFFRPGEIFTDVVGSPYYVAPEVLKKRYGQEADVWSAGVIIYILLSGVPPFWAETEQGIFEEVLHGNVDFQSDPWPSISESVKDLIKGMLVRDPKQRLSAHQVLCHPWVQTDGVAPDRPLDSAVLSRLKQFSAMNKLKKMAIRVIVEHLSEDEIVGLREMFKMIDTDNSGQITFEELKVGLERVGANLKESEIYALMQAADVDNSGTIDYGEFVAATLHLNKIEREDHLFKAFSYFDKDGSGYITQDELQQACEEFGIADVKLEDMIKEVDQDNDGRIDYNEFVAMMHKGNNGLDKKGMQANFSIGFRDALKIG, encoded by the exons ATGGGGAATCTGTGTGTCGTCCCACGCTTCTCCAAGAGTGGATTCTTCCAATCCTTGTCCGCTATTCTGTGGCGCAACCGATCGAAGCAAGACGCTCTTCCTGTTTCCAATGGAAAGGGGCAGAAAGGCGAGGCATCCTTGCCCTCGCCCTTGCCCTGCCCAGCTGAACCAGTCGTCGAAGCGCCCCAACTAATCAAGATCCAGGAGAACGGGGCAAAGCCGGCGCCCATTCGATCATCGACAGATCGACCCGATAGGCCCACCCATGCGAAGAGAGGTTCCAGTGTCGCCGGACTGCAAGTCGACTTCGTGCTTAAGCGCCAAACCGAGAACTTGAAGAACCTCTACAGCTTAGGCAGGAAGCTTGGACAGGGACAATTTGGCACGACATATCTATGCGTAGAGAAGGCGAGCGGAAAGGAGTTTGCTTGCAAGTCCATTCTGAAGAGGAAGTTGACAATGGAGGAGGATGTGGAGGATGTGAGGAGGGAGATCCAGATAATGCATCACTTGGCTGGCCACCCAAATGTGATCTCAATCAAGGAGGCTTATGAAGACGCAGTGGCTGTTCATGTTGTGATGGAGCTCTGTGCAGGCGGTGAATTGTTTGATAGAATCATTCAAAAGGGCCATTACACAGAGAGGAAGGCGGCAGAGCTTGCAAGGGTGATCGTAGGAGTTGTGGAGGCTTGCCATTCCATGGGAGTCATGCACCGCGATTTGAAGCCCGAAAATTTTCTCTTCGTTAACCAATTGGAGGATGCACCCCTCAAAACAATCGACTTCGGATTGTCTATTTTCTTCCGGCCAG GAGAGATCTTCACTGATGTTGTCGGTAGCCCTTACTATGTTGCTCCTGAAGTCCTAAAGAAACGCTATGGTCAAGAGGCAGATGTATGGAGTGCTGGAGTCATCATTTATATTCTTCTTAGTGGAGTTCCTCCATTTTGGGCTG AAACAGAGCAAGGTATTTTTGAAGAGGTATTGCATGGTAATGTTGATTTTCAGTCAGATCCATGGCCTAGCATCTCAGAGAGTGTGAAAGATCTAATAAAAGGAATGCTCGTTAGGGATCCCAAGCAGCGGTTGAGTGCCCATCAAGTTCTGT GTCATCCGTGGGTGCAAACAGATGGAGTCGCCCCTGATAGGCCTCTAGATTCTGCTGTTCTATCTCGACTGAAACAATTCTCTGCCATGAATAAGCTGAAGAAGATGGCTATCAGA GTGATTGTTGAACATCTTTCTGAAGATGAAATTGTTGGCCTTAGAGAAATGTTCAAGATGATAGACACGGACAATAGCGGGCAGATAACATTCGAAGAACTCAAAGTTGGATTAGAGAGGGTTGGTGCAAATCTAAAGGAGTCAGAAATCTATGCACTTATGCAAGCG GCAGATGTTGATAACAGTGGAACTATTGATTACGGCGAGTTTGTTGCTGCAACTTTGCACCTAAACAAGATAGAGAGGGAGGACCATTTGTTCAAGGCCTTCTCCTACTTCGACAAAGATGGGAGTGGATATATAACTCAAGATGAACTGCAACAGGCTTGTGAAGAGTTCGGCATAGCCGATGTCAAGCTAGAGGACATGATTAAAGAAGTTGATCAAGATAAT GATGGACGAATAGATTACAATGAATTCGTAGCCATGATGCATAAAGGAAACAATGGACTCGACAAGAAAGGGATGCAAGCGAATTTCAGTATTGGTTTTAGAGATGCATTGAAGATTGGTTGA
- the LOC122001515 gene encoding probable carboxylesterase 8 yields the protein MEFSFKSCIAIFYGGKKSDCTAMDPYKVLRISRNADGSLTRDAIFPLSPPSSDAAVLCRDLPLDSARRTGIRLFLPLPSLPPAGSKLPVIVYIHGGGFIIFRAASSPFHGLCSRLAAALPAVVLSVDYRLAPEHRLPAAFEDALDALFWLRAHATGASAEGNLPFPLTECADFSRCFLMGDSAGATIAFHAALRAAAIQDSLAPLSIAGLVLDQPYFGGIERTDSEERLKNGKILSLAENDLMWELALPEGVDRDHEYSNPFKNEEKLFAGLRDFPPCLVRGHTGDPLLDRQKEFARLLQRRGVIVVTSLESDGCHGVELIDPSKEAEAVAEAKKFICGDGGAEAPPSAPIESQTL from the coding sequence ATGGAATTCTCCTTTAAAAGCTGTATCGCGATCTTTTATGGCGGAAAGAAGAGTGATTGCACCGCCATGGATCCCTACAAGGTTTTGAGGATCTCCCGTAACGCCGATGGCTCCCTCACCAGAGACGCCATTTTCCCCCTTTCTCCTCCCTCCTCCGACGCCGCCGTCCTCTGCCGCGACCTCCCGCTCGACTCCGCCCGCCGCACCGGTATTCGACTCTTCCTCCCCTTACCCTCTTTGCCTCCCGCCGGATCCAAGCTCCCGGTCATCGTCTACATCCACGGTGGCGGATTCATCATCTTCCGAGCCGCTTCCTCCCCCTTCCACGGCCTCTGCTCCCGCCTCGCGGCTGCCCTCCCCGCCGTCGTCCTCTCCGTCGACTACCGCCTCGCTCCGGAGCACCGCCTGCCCGCTGCCTTCGAGGACGCCCTCGACGCCCTCTTCTGGCTCCGGGCCCACGCCACGGGGGCCTCTGCGGAGGGAAACCTCCCCTTCCCGCTCACCGAATGCGCCGACTTCTCCCGCTGCTTCCTCATGGGCGACAGCGCGGGCGCGACCATCGCCTTCCACGCCGCCCTCCGGGCGGCGGCGATCCAGGACTCCTTGGCCCCGCTGAGCATCGCTGGCCTGGTGCTGGACCAGCCTTACTTCGGAGGAATCGAGAGGACTGATTCCGAGGAGAGGCTGAAGAATGGCAAGATCCTATCTTTGGCGGAGAACGACTTAATGTGGGAGCTGGCGTTGCCGGAGGGCGTCGACAGGGACCACGAGTACTCCAACCCGTTTAAGAACGAAGAGAAGCTATTCGCCGGACTGCGTGATTTCCCGCCGTGCTTGGTCAGAGGACATACCGGAGATCCACTTCTTGACCGGCAAAAGGAGTTCGCGAGGTTGTTGCAGAGGAGGGGAGTGATCGTGGTGACGAGCTTGGAGTCCGACGGCTGTCACGGCGTCGAGCTGATCGATCCCAGCAAGGAAGCGGAAGCGGTGGCGGAGGCAAAAAAGTTCATCTGCGGCGACGGTGGTGCTGAAGCACCTCCTTCTGCTCCGATCGAATCGCAGACGCTGTAA